One genomic segment of Rhizobium gallicum bv. gallicum R602sp includes these proteins:
- the glnA gene encoding type I glutamate--ammonia ligase: MATANEILKQIKENDVKFVDLRFTDPKGKLQHVTMDVSCVDEDMFADGVMFDGSSIGGWKAINESDMVLMPDTETVHMDPFFAQSTMVIVCDILDPVSGEAYNRDPRGTAKKAEAYLKASGIGDTIFVGPEAEFFVFDDVKYKADPYNTGFKLDSSELPSNDDTDYETGNLGHRPRVKGGYFPVPPVDSAQDMRSEMLTVLAEMGVVVEKHHHEVAAAQHELGIKFDTLVRNADKMQIYKYVVHQVANAYGKTATFMPKPIFGDNGSGMHVHQSIWKGGKPTFAGDEYAGLSETCLYYIGGIIKHAKAINAFTNPSTNSYKRLVPGYEAPVLLAYSARNRSASCRIPFGSNPKAKRVEVRFPDPTANPYLAFAAMLMAGLDGIKNKIHPGKAMDKDLYDLPPKELKKIPTVCGSLREALESLDKDRKFLTAGGVFDDDQIDAFIELKMAEVMRFEMTPHPVEYDMYYSA; encoded by the coding sequence ATGGCGACCGCGAACGAAATTCTTAAGCAGATCAAAGAAAACGACGTGAAGTTCGTCGATCTGCGTTTTACCGACCCCAAGGGCAAACTGCAGCATGTCACGATGGACGTTTCCTGCGTCGATGAGGATATGTTCGCGGACGGCGTCATGTTCGACGGTTCCTCGATCGGCGGCTGGAAGGCCATCAACGAGTCCGACATGGTGTTGATGCCGGACACTGAAACGGTTCACATGGACCCGTTCTTCGCCCAATCCACCATGGTCATTGTCTGCGATATTCTCGACCCGGTTTCGGGCGAAGCATATAACCGCGATCCGCGCGGCACGGCAAAGAAGGCTGAGGCCTACCTCAAGGCATCCGGCATCGGCGACACGATCTTCGTGGGTCCGGAAGCTGAATTCTTTGTCTTCGACGATGTGAAATACAAAGCCGATCCCTACAATACCGGCTTCAAGCTCGATAGCAGCGAACTGCCGTCGAACGACGACACCGACTACGAGACCGGCAATCTCGGTCACCGTCCGCGCGTCAAGGGTGGTTACTTCCCGGTTCCGCCGGTCGACAGCGCCCAGGACATGCGCTCGGAAATGCTGACGGTGCTTGCCGAAATGGGCGTCGTCGTCGAGAAGCACCACCATGAAGTGGCCGCTGCCCAGCACGAACTGGGCATCAAGTTCGACACGCTCGTCCGCAACGCCGACAAGATGCAGATCTACAAATACGTCGTGCACCAGGTCGCCAACGCCTACGGCAAGACGGCAACCTTCATGCCGAAGCCGATCTTCGGCGACAATGGCTCGGGCATGCACGTTCACCAGTCGATCTGGAAGGGCGGCAAGCCGACCTTTGCCGGTGATGAATATGCCGGCCTTTCCGAAACCTGCCTCTATTATATCGGTGGCATCATCAAGCATGCCAAGGCAATCAATGCCTTCACCAATCCGTCGACCAATTCCTACAAGCGTCTCGTTCCGGGCTACGAAGCACCGGTGCTCCTTGCCTATTCGGCCCGCAACCGCTCGGCCTCCTGCCGCATTCCGTTCGGCTCCAACCCGAAGGCTAAGCGCGTCGAGGTCCGCTTCCCCGATCCGACCGCCAACCCATATCTCGCTTTCGCCGCCATGTTGATGGCCGGTCTCGACGGCATCAAAAACAAGATCCATCCCGGCAAGGCCATGGACAAGGATCTGTACGATCTGCCGCCGAAGGAACTGAAGAAGATCCCGACGGTTTGCGGATCGCTGCGTGAGGCCCTCGAAAGCCTCGACAAGGACCGCAAGTTCCTGACGGCCGGCGGCGTCTTCGACGACGATCAGATCGACGCCTTCATCGAGCTGAAGATGGCAGAGGTGATGCGCTTCGAGATGACCCCGCATCCGGTCGAATACGATATGTACTATTCGGCTTGA